Proteins co-encoded in one Stomoxys calcitrans chromosome 5, idStoCalc2.1, whole genome shotgun sequence genomic window:
- the LOC106084062 gene encoding trypsin alpha-4, whose amino-acid sequence MLKFLILSTALVACALGAAVPEGMLPQLDGRIVGGSPTTINSYPWQISLQRSGAHSCGGSIYSPYIVVTAAHCLQFATSSALKVRAGSTTWNAGGTLVSVAAFKKHQGYSIVSMMNDIAVLRLSSSLTFGPTIKPIELATKAPADGAIAAVSGWGTLEAGGSFLPTTLQYVEVSILSQTSCASSSYGYGTQIKPTMICAYTVGKDSCQGDSGGPLVSGGVLVGVVSWGKGCAEQNYPGVYADVAALRSWVIDTAASV is encoded by the coding sequence ATGTTAAAGTTTCTGATTTTATCAACGGCACTTGTTGCCTGTGCCTTGGGAGCTGCAGTCCCCGAGGGCATGTTGCCCCAATTAGATGGACGCATTGTAGGCGGTTCCCCTACCACTATTAATAGCTATCCTTGGCAAATCTCTCTACAACGTAGTGGTGCCCATTCCTGCGGCGGTTCCATCTACTCGCCCTACATTGTCGTAACTGCTGCTCACTGCTTGCAATTCGCCACCTCTAGCGCTCTAAAGGTGCGCGCTGGTTCTACCACTTGGAATGCTGGTGGCACTTTGGTCTCAGTGGCTGCTTTCAAAAAACATCAAGGATACAGCATTGTAAGCATGATGAATGACATTGCTGTTCTCCGTTTGAGCTCCTCGTTGACTTTTGGTCCTACCATTAAACCCATTGAGTTGGCTACTAAGGCTCCTGCTGATGGCGCTATTGCTGCTGTCTCTGGTTGGGGTACTTTGGAAGCCGGAGGCTCTTTTTTGCCAACCACTTTGCAATATGTCGAAGTCAGCATTTTGAGTCAAACGTCCTGCGCTTCTTCCAGCTATGGCTATGGTACTCAAATCAAACCTACTATGATCTGTGCCTATACCGTTGGCAAAGATTCCTGTCAAGGTGATTCGGGTGGCCCATTGGTATCCGGTGGTGTCTTGGTGGGTGTTGTTTCCTGGGGTAAGGGTTGTGCTGAGCAAAATTATCCTGGTGTATATGCCGATGTTGCTGCTCTCCGCTCCTGGGTTATCGATACCGCTGCATCTGTTTAA
- the LOC106084060 gene encoding trypsin alpha-4-like: MLKFVILLSAVACALGAAVPEGMLPQLDGRIVGGVATTINSFPWQISLQRSGSHSCGGSVYSGNIIVTAAHCLQSVSASSLRVRAGSTYWNSGGTLVNVAAFRNHEGYNPSTMVNDIAVIRLSSALSMSSTIRAIGLATYNPANGAAAQVSGWGTTSVGGSIPTQLRYVDVKMVSQASCASSTYGYGSQIKASMICAYTVGKDACQGDSGGPLVSGGVLVGVVSWGYGCAYTNYPGVYASVADLRSWVVNAANSV, encoded by the coding sequence ATGTTGAAGTTCGTGATTTTGTTATCTGCTGTGGCCTGTGCCTTGGGAGCTGCCGTTCCCGAGGGTATGCTCCCCCAATTGGACGGTCGTATTGTGGGTGGTGTGGCTACCACAATTAACTCCTTCCCCTGGCAAATCTCCTTGCAACGTAGTGGCTCTCACTCCTGCGGTGGTTCCGTCTATTCTGGCAATATCATTGTGACTGCCGCTCACTGCTTGCAATCCGTCTCTGCCTCCTCCTTGAGGGTTCGTGCTGGTTCCACCTACTGGAACTCTGGTGGTACCTTGGTCAATGTTGCCGCTTTCAGAAATCATGAGGGTTACAATCCCAGCACCATGGTCAACGATATTGCCGTCATCCGTTTGTCCTCCGCCTTGAGCATGAGCTCTACCATTAGAGCCATCGGTTTGGCCACCTACAATCCCGCTAACGGTGCCGCCGCTCAAGTTTCTGGCTGGGGTACCACCTCTGTTGGAGGCTCCATCCCCACCCAGTTGAGATATGTCGATGTTAAAATGGTCAGTCAAGCCAGCTGCGCTTCCTCCACCTATGGCTATGGTTCTCAAATCAAGGCTTCCATGATCTGCGCCTACACCGTTGGCAAGGATGCTTGCCAAGGTGACTCCGGTGGTCCATTGGTATCTGGTGGTGTCTTGGTTGGTGTTGTCTCCTGGGGCTATGGCTGCGCCTACACCAACTATCCCGGTGTCTATGCTTCGGTTGCTGATCTCCGTTCCTGGGTTGTCAACGCTGCTAACTctgtttaa
- the LOC106084063 gene encoding trypsin delta-like has protein sequence MLKFVIFLSALSIALAAVVPNGMLPQLDGRIVGGIDTTIDSFPWQISLQRSGSHICGGSVYSANIIVTAAHCLQSVTASVLRVRAGSTYWNSGGTVVNVAAFRNHEGYNPSTMVNDIAVVRLSSSLTMSSTIKAIGLASSNPAQGADAQVSGWGTTTYGSATIPNQLKYVDVTIVSRTNCASSTYGYGSAIKESMICGYAFGKDACQGDSGGPLVSGGVLVGVVSWGYGCAYDNYPHVYASVADLHSWVVNAANSV, from the coding sequence ATGTTgaaatttgtgatttttttatcTGCATTGTCGATTGCTTTAGCAGCTGTTGTTCCCAATGGCATGCTTCCGCAACTGGATGGTCGTATTGTGGGTGGCATAGATACAACAATCGATTCCTTTCCCTGGCAGATATCCTTGCAACGTAGTGGTTCTCATATTTGCGGAGGTTCGGTGTATTCTGCCAACATCATTGTTACCGCTGCTCATTGCTTGCAATCTGTCACTGCCTCTGTTTTGAGAGTACGTGCTGGTTCCACCTACTGGAACTCTGGAGGTACTGTGGTCAATGTGGCCGCCTTTAGAAATCATGAAGGCTACAATCCCAGCACTATGGTCAATGATATTGCCGTTGTTCGTTTGTCTTCATCCTTGACCATGAGTTCCACTATCAAGGCCATTGGTTTGGCTTCTTCCAATCCTGCTCAAGGTGCTGACGCTCAAGTTTCCGGTTGGGGCACCACTACTTATGGCTCCGCTACAATTCCCAACCAATTGAAATATGTCGATGTTACGATTGTTAGCCGTACCAACTGTGCTTCCTCCACCTACGGCTATGGCTCTGCAATCAAGGAATCCATGATCTGTGGCTACGCCTTTGGTAAAGATGCTTGTCAAGGTGATTCTGGTGGGCCATTGGTATCGGGCGGAGTCTTGGTCGGTGTTGTTTCCTGGGGCTATGGCTGTGCCTACGACAACTATCCCCATGTCTATGCTTCGGTTGCTGATCTCCATTCTTGGGTTGTCAACGCTGCCAATTCTGTTTAA
- the LOC106084061 gene encoding trypsin beta, which translates to MLKLTIFIAALVSSALGAALSEGLLPQLDGRIVGGNVVNISNYPWQVSVQRSGSHFCGGSIYSDIIIVTAAHCLQSVSTNVLKVRAGSSYWNNGGQLVGVHSFRRHEEYNPRTKINDIAVIRLSSPLSMGPNVKLITLATSIPAADALAGVTGWGSTAYGSVSLSTQLQYVTVKIITQAACASATYGYGENVQRTMLCAAAKDKDACQGDSGGPLVSGGYLVGVVSWGYGCAEPKYPGVYASVANLRSWIVDAANITYVS; encoded by the coding sequence ATGTTGAAATTGACTATTTTCATAGCAGCTCTTGTCTCCAGTGCTTTGGGTGCAGCACTTTCGGAAGGCTTATTGCCCCAGTTGGATGGTCGTATTGTAGGAGGAAATGTGGTCAACATCAGCAACTACCCTTGGCAAGTCTCCGTGCAACGAAGTGGTTCCCACTTTTGCGGTGGCTCCATCTACTCTGACATCATCATTGTGACAGCTGCCCATTGCCTACAATCAGTGTCCACCAACGTGCTCAAGGTAAGAGCTGGCTCCTCATATTGGAACAATGGTGGTCAATTGGTTGGCGTACACTCGTTCAGGAGGCACGAAGAATATAACCCCAGAACAAAGATAAATGACATTGCCGTTATTCGCCTATCTTCTCCACTCTCAATGGGGCCAAATGTCAAGCTTATCACTTTGGCCACCTCCATTCCCGCTGCTGATGCGCTTGCCGGTGTCACCGGTTGGGGTAGTACTGCGTATGGTTCTGTATCACTCTCTACACAATTGCAATATGTCACTGTTAAAATCATTACCCAAGCTGCATGCGCCTCTGCCACTTATGGCTATGGAGAAAATGTACAACGTACTATGCTATGTGCGGCGGCCAAGGATAAAGATGCCTGCCAAGGAGATTCTGGTGGACCCTTGGTGTCTGGGGGATATTTGGTAGGTGTTGTTTCCTGGGGTTATGGCTGCGCTGAACCTAAATATCCAGGAGTATACGCCAGCGTTGCTAATCTCCGTTCCTGGATTGTCGATGCTGCCAATATTACATATGTAAGCTAA